From a single Apium graveolens cultivar Ventura chromosome 2, ASM990537v1, whole genome shotgun sequence genomic region:
- the LOC141707829 gene encoding phosphatidylinositol 4-phosphate 5-kinase 6-like, which yields MKAWEATVRKTQAAAKRRANTIFGTTYVAHASDDESEAPAEHQSERAGDVYDAERFLSNGDYYTGQWADNFPHGIGKYWWTDGCMYVGDWCRGKTMGTGIFSWPSGAVYEGEFKNGYMDGEGTFSTPNGDMYKGSWIMNLKHGYGVKEYSNGDYYEGDWCRGLQEGHGKYQWKTGNCYEGEWRNGMIGGKGKLIWDNGNSYDGYWEDGLPRGNGTFKWPDGSFYVGNWSKDPKEQKGNYYPSGSSIVDGNVEWDPQQVYLEDMQECLVCPNEKVPIMPSQKKLAIWRSSKNVDPSARPRRLSVDGRLEATSDSPFVRSARGSRDDASLTLEDFSTRGSPIRIPKVIKRQGETISKGHKNYELMLNLQLGIRHSVGRPGPPPSLDLKASAFDPKEKVWTRFPPEGSKYTPPHQSCEFRWKDYCPLVFRTLRKLFNVDAADYMLSLCGNDALRELSSPGKSGSFFYLTNDDCYMIKTMKKSEVAVLLRMLSAYYNHFRSYGNTLLTKYYGLHCVKLNGPAQKKVRFIIMGNLFCSYSIHRRFDLKGSSLGRITDKTEAEIDSNTILKDLDLNFLFRLQKTWFHEFQRQIDRDCEFLEQERIMDYSLLVGLHFKEPASASDLIPSGTRTSTDNGESVCDSVSRLSRAEMDQLLLDPAGWASIKLGVNMPARVERTERTDEFQLIGEATGEYYDVVMFFGIIDILQDYDITKKLEHAYKSIQYDPTSISAVDPRQYAKRFRDFILKVFAEDE from the exons ATGAAGGCGTGGGAAGCAACTGTACGCAAGACACAGGCTGCTGCAAAGAGGAGAGCAAACACCATTTTTGGTACAACTTATGTTGCTCATGCTAGCGACGACGAAAGTGAGGCACCTGCAGAGCATCAAAGTGAGCGGGCTGGAGATGTTTATGATGCTGAAAGATTCCTCTCTAATGGTGATTATTATACGGGACAGTGGGCTGATAATTTCCCTCATGGTATTGGTAAATATTGGTGGACTGATGGATGTATGTATGTTGGTGATTGGTGTAGAGGCAAAACAATGGGGACTGGTATTTTTAGCTGGCCTTCAGGGGCTGTCTACGAAGGCGAATTCAAGAATGGATATATGGATGGTGAAGGTACTTTTTCAACCCCAAATGGTGACATGTATAAAGGTTCTTGGATAATGAATTTGAAGCATGGTTACGGTGTTAAAGAGTACTCGAATGGGGATTACTATGAGGGTGATTGGTGTCGGGGGCTGCAGGAAGGGCATGGGAAATATCAGTGGAAAACTGGGAATTGTTATGAAGGGGAATGGAGGAACGGAATGATTGGTGGGAAAGGGAAGTTGATTTGGGATAATGGGAATTCATATGATGGATACTGGGAAGATGGTTTGCCTAGAGGGAATGGTACATTTAAATGGCCTGATGGGAGTTTTTATGTTGGAaattggagtaaagatcccaaGGAACAAAAGGGAAATTACTATCCATCAGGTTCTTCTATAGTGGACGGGAACGTGGAGTGGGATCCTCAACAAGTCTATCTTGAGGATATGCAGGAATGTTTGGTTTGTCCCAATGAGAAAGTTCCAATCATGCCATCTCAGAAGAAACTGGCTATTTGGAGGTCTTCCAAGAATGTCGATCCAAGTGCAAGGCCTAGGAGATTGTCGGTTGATGGGAGACTTGAGGCTACTTCAGATAGTCCATTTGTTAGGAGTGCAAGAGGGTCAAGAGATGATGCTTCACTGACGCTTGAAGATTTTAGCACGAGAGGTAGTCCGATAAGGATACCAAAAGTTATCAAGAGACAAGGAGAGACAATCAGCAAAGGACATAAAAATTATGAGCTCATGCTCAATTTGCAGCTGGGAATCAG GCATTCTGTAGGAAGACCAGGTCCACCTCCATCTCTAGATTTGAAAGCTTCAGCGTTCGACCCCAAGGAGAAAGTTTGGACAAGGTTTCCTCCTGAGGGATCCAAGTACACCCCGCCCCACCAATCATGTGAATTTAGATGGAAAGATTATTGTCCGTTAGTTTTCAG GACCTTAAGGAAGCTGTTCAACGTAGATGCAGCTGATTACATGTTATCCCTTTGTGGGAACGATGCCCTTCGAGAACTCTCTTCTCCTGGGAAAAGTGGTAGCTTTTTCTACTTAACAAACGATGACTGTTACATGATCAAAACTATGAAAAAATCAGAAGTAGCA GTGCTCTTAAGGATGTTATCAGCCTATTATAATCACTTCCGTTCATATGGGAATACTCTACTCACTAAATATTATGGACTGCATTGTGTGAAGTTGAATGGCCCTGCACAGAAGAAG GTGCGGTTCATCATCATGGGAAACCTTTTCTGTTCCTACTCAATTCACAGGCGATTTGATCTAAAGGGCTCGTCCCTTGGCCGTATAACAGATAAGACAGAGGCGGAGATTGATTCCAACACAATTCTCAAAGATCTTGATCTCAACTTCTTATTCCGTCTACAGAAAACATGGTTTCACGAATTTCAGAG GCAAATAGATAGAGATTGTGAGTTTCTTGAACAGGAGAGGATTATGGACTACAGCCTTTTGGTTGGCCTTCATTTCAAAGAACCAGCAAGTGCTAGTGATCTGATTCCCTCTGGAACACGAACATCAACTG ATAATGGTGAATCGGTCTGTGATTCAGTCTCTCGTCTTTCAAGAGCAGAAATGGATCAGCTTCTTTTAGACCCTGCAGG GTGGGCTAGCATTAAACTGGGAGTGAACATGCCAGCACGGGTGGAAAGAACAGAAAGAACAGACGAGTTTCAGCTAATAGGAGAGGCAACAGGAGAGTACTATGATGTTGTGATGTTCTTTGGTATTATAGACATCCTCCAAGACTATGACATTACCAAGAAACTTGAGCATGCATACAAGTCCATTCAGTACGATCCAACTTCAATTTCAGCAGTTGATCCAAGACAATATGCAAAGCGTTTCCGTGATTTTATATTAAAAGTTTTTGCAGAAGATGAATGA
- the LOC141706072 gene encoding uncharacterized protein LOC141706072, which yields MGQSLKKQGNGEETFKEKEIRAVTEKCYDAHFADPNKDYNSVDFYYAVSQTVEEINKIIGSTQLRVPRAATLEDAYNKYHQGKGKTLTKEEFQKILQAVILDTGVSGMGAKDMLLYIFGVPLTAVFLKQQIIPGAVRNDIFIPAVTSATVFLLAKLNKI from the exons ATGGGCCAATCTCTGAAAAAACAAG GAAATGGTGAAGAAACATTCAAGGAGAAAGAAATCAGGGCGGTGACTGAAAAATGTTATGATGCACATTTTGCTGACCCCAATAAAGATTACAACTCTGTCGACTTCTACTATGCAGTCTCCCAAACTGTGGA AGAAATCAACAAAATAATCGGAAGCACACAGTTACGTGTACCAAGAGCTGCCACACTCGAGGATGCATACAAT AAATACCACCAAGGCAAAGGAAAGACTTTAACAaaagaagagtttcagaaaattcTTCAGGCTGTTATTCTTGATACGGGAGTGTCAGGCATGGGAGCCAAAGACATGCTCCTATACATCTTTGGTGTTCCATTAACTGCTGTTTTTCTCAAGCAACAGATTATTCCGGGAGCTGTCCGTAATGACATATTCATTCCTGCTGTTACTTCAGCAACTGTTTTCCTACTTGCTAAACTTAACAAGATTTGA